The genome window agaaaactcaGCTATGGGACACTTCTCAGTGGAGAAGTCGCTCGAAGAAAATGAATCAGAAATGTGATTATTGACCTCAGTCTCTGCACATTACTGCACAGCTTCTCCATGTGCCCTAAAAATGTCACTCCTGTCTGAGCTGGAATGAGTCAAACCTGTGCCATCTCGAAGAGGGCAGTCAGTTCAGCATGTGTGAATGCTTCCGAACAACATTCGATCCCCTCCCAGCAATTTAAGACACCCTCAGAGAAACATTAACCTCCTCATATCTGCAGATCGTCTATTCTAGtcttgttgttgctgtgtttgGCACTGCGGCCGGGCCTGGCCTGCGTAGGTGACCCAGGGGCTGATCCTGCTCCCTTCTTTCCTTTCAGGTCACATTCCTCTGGCATGCTGCTGCTCCTTTCCACCGCCAAGTtgtctttattctgtttgtacGCCGCCTTGCTGTGGTAAGGGTGGCAGGAAGAGTCTGTGCCGTCAGACAGAGGGGAGAGGTTGTAGCTGGGTGCGGGCGGGTAGGGTGGCTGGACTTGGTGGAAGTAGTCGTCGTAACCCGGCGCATATGGCACCGCAACCTCTGCGGCCTCACAGGACCGTTCACCTCTCCTGAAGGTGATGCCCTGGCGACACTTAGTGAAGCCCAGGTGGTAGAGCTCTATGAGGTTGAGGAACAGAGACACGCTGGCCACTCCCAGCATGAAGATGATAAAGATTGTTTTCTCTGTGGGACGGGATATGTAGCAGTTTACCACATTGGGGCAGGGTGGCCTGTCACATGTGTACATGGGCCTCAGCTCAAAGCCGTACAAAAGGTATTGAGCCACAATGAAGCCCACCTCAAACAGGGTCTTAAAGATCACATTAAAGACATATGTGCGCAACAGCTCCCCCTGCAGGTGCACTCTGCCCTTGTCATCCCTCACCAGAGCCTTCTTGAGCTTAGCGCTCATAATAAGGGCCTGCTTGTCTGATTGAACTGTATGTTCCCTggtcttctccttctctctccgcTTGTCCTCCATCCGCACCAGGTGGAGGATGTGTCCCAGGTAGATCAACGTAGGCGTGGACACAAAGATGATCTGCAGCACCCAGAAGCGGACGTGGGAGATGGGGAAAGTGATGTCATAGCAGACGTTCTCGCAACCAGGCTGTTTGGTGTCGCAGATGAAGCCCGACTGCTCGTCGCCCCACACCTTCTCCGTGGCAGCACTCAGGATCAGGATGCGGAAGATGAACAGGACGGTGAGCCACACCTTCCCAACCACAGTCGAGTGCTCCTGGGCTTTTTCTAGAAGCTTTCCCAGCAGGTTCCAGTCCCCCATGGCTGCGTGAGCTCAGATCTGGGACTGGAGGtacaaaaacagtcaaaaataGCTCCTCAGTTTGATTTTATG of Centropristis striata isolate RG_2023a ecotype Rhode Island chromosome 12, C.striata_1.0, whole genome shotgun sequence contains these proteins:
- the LOC131981510 gene encoding gap junction alpha-3 protein-like produces the protein MGDWNLLGKLLEKAQEHSTVVGKVWLTVLFIFRILILSAATEKVWGDEQSGFICDTKQPGCENVCYDITFPISHVRFWVLQIIFVSTPTLIYLGHILHLVRMEDKRREKEKTREHTVQSDKQALIMSAKLKKALVRDDKGRVHLQGELLRTYVFNVIFKTLFEVGFIVAQYLLYGFELRPMYTCDRPPCPNVVNCYISRPTEKTIFIIFMLGVASVSLFLNLIELYHLGFTKCRQGITFRRGERSCEAAEVAVPYAPGYDDYFHQVQPPYPPAPSYNLSPLSDGTDSSCHPYHSKAAYKQNKDNLAVERSSSMPEECDLKGKKGAGSAPGSPTQARPGRSAKHSNNKTRIDDLQI